A segment of the Mastacembelus armatus chromosome 7, fMasArm1.2, whole genome shotgun sequence genome:
AGTCGTCCCGGCCCTCAAAGAGCTCTGTCATCTCACTGGGTGAGAGCACCCTTCGCACCAGACCGTCGACATGAGAACTGCTGAACTCCATCTCATGAACCGCATCTGAGGTCTGGGATGAAAACCTGTGAACTAGAGGAAATGGACAGACAACGAACAGCACAGTGAATGTGTTGTTCATACATATTTTCAGAATTTTGTGAGTGTATTTAGTTTTTCTGGAGTTAGTGTGTCTGCTGAAGCACCAGCAGATCAGATTTACATAAAAGATGGAAATGTTGTCCATGTGTGAAGCGCTCTGTGGTGAAGTTGTCGACCTTGTTgacctccttctcctccaggtAGTCATTTCTGTGCTTGTACCATTCTTTGACTCTGTCAACCTCGGTGccttcagcacacacacatgtcaggattatacacaaacacaaattacaaacacCTAAATCAAAATGTGTTCAGTGATCCATTTTTATATGTCTTCCTCCTTTCTATTTAATCTCAACAAATGCCAAAAAACATTGAATTATTCAAagttaaaggttcaatgtgtagTATATACaatgatctattagcagaaatggaatacagtattcataaatatgttgttgttgctgatcaccagaaaataccatcCGTTTCAATTTCTACATTGTGAAACAATCCTTCCAAATCTATGTAGgaagcgggtctcctttcacagaagTACCATGTTGCACctccatgtttctacagtagcccagaatggacaaaccaaacactgactctAGACAGGGattcacattttgtttgaaaGGTGATGACCACCATACCCTCCCTCATATCTGGAAACTTGGGTGTGGGGCATGCATTCtccaatctcaccactagatgctgctaagtCTTTCACATTTTCTACATTGCAACTTTAAAGATAAGCACTCACAGTCCAGGTCTTTGTATACAGTGAGGCATATGACCAGGCCGTCTGGCCTCAGGTACGGTGCACACTGCTCCAGCATTGCTTTTCTGTAGTAGCTCAGCTTGTGTCCTCCTGGCCAGCGGGTCTCCAGGTCTGAATAAGAGAGGGGCACCAGTTTGTGGAGGATTTACAGCAGCTCAAATTTTTTACTCTGTCACATTCACTTTATGTGAATGATACTGAGATGCTCTGTTGCAGGAAGATGCTTACTGTTTTCATTATGATGCTGATATGATGCTATGATGCTATGATGATAGATGCTGCTAATGTGGAGTTGCTGTACCTTTCTTTGAGATTGAGATATAACTGACCCAGGACCTCGGCATCTCAAACACCTGGggctcctcatcatcatcctgccaaacaaacaacacaacatttacaataaaatgtgaaaaataaaaaatatgtttgttcaaTCTCAATTCAacttatttatatagcactgtAGTTTAACATGAAGCAGGTCATTTGTTAAAGGCTAatttcatgaaggtgataatacTCCAGCCCAACagcaggggttcctaataaactgactgggtctgacccaggggttcctaataaactgacaaatgTTCATGCACACCTCGTCGTCATTGCTTATTTTTCTCATCATCTTAAGCTCTTTTTTCTTGAAGACATCCAGAATCAGCTGCTTCTTACTGACTGCACCGTACAAGATCGGCTCCCATGTCTTTACATCTTCCAGGTCATAAACCATATCCTACAAAGGCAAAAATAGAGCATATctaatctgtttatttattctgaaTGACTGTTGTCTGCTAATTCTCAGCTACACTTTCTGCTGACTCTGACAGTTCTCAGGACTGGACTCACAGCGCAACCGTTACTGCAGTCCTGCATGTTGACATAGTAGTTGAGGTTGTTCCACACGCTCTCGATGCCCAGGAAGTTGTTGTGGGTGGTGCTGTAGCTGTTCCCGGTCAGAGGGTCAATGAAGAAGTTCTCCTGGATGTTCCGACTTCCTGACAGGACCAGCACCCAGCAGTGCACCCGCAGGCCCCGGAGAGGGTCATCACATGGCTGCTTGCTCTCCTGTCATTTGGTAGAACCAAAAATCAACCTCAATATATCACCTTTGTGTGTGGGATATTATTATCAGATTTTTCAGAGATATTATAAAGAAAGCTCATCTTACCTcctgcagtttttgtttctgaagtAATGTAGCTTCTGcatcctgtttcttcttctcctgctgcaTCAGAAAGCGGCTCCTCAGCTCCTTCAGTGGTTTCACAGTGTATTTATTCTGCTGTTGCTCTGGCTCAGAGCTCACACTCTGTGcccacaaacatacacacacacaaatggagcAGTCACTTTAACATCTGTGACTGTGGGAGAAACCCACATGTTCAGGCCGTTCAGAGCTGTAGGTTCACAGTCACCCGCAGAGCAGCGCTTACCTTGGCCTCTgtgtccagcagggggcagtcCTGCATGCTCTGGTCGAGCAGACACAGCTCTTTGACTGCGTATCCGCTGACACAGTAGGCGTCGTATTGGGCGCCGAGCAGCAGGCTGCATAGCAGGGTGGCATATTCAAAACACGTGGCTCTCTGTCTGCGCAGCACTGCGGTGGAGGAGAACAGGTACCTGGGCTGggacagcagcacagacactgacaTTGTCAGTCACTCATTGTAGAGAAGCATTGTAGCAGAGATCCTGTTCTATTACAAACAAAGGATTTTAAAACTATGGCTGACTTTCTCATCCCACCAGCTCCTGACATAAATTGATGAAATTATATCTGCACTGATTTTCTGACCAGGTTGACGGGCGGTTCCAAAGAGTCCAGAGACAGGAAGTTAGCAACGAAGCAGGCGCAGCCCTCCCAGGTAAAAAGTTCTGGATAGGTTGTTGCTGTGGGCCTCAAAGTCGTCGACACAAACTTCTGTCAGTTACAAAATATCCACAAGTATTAGACATATGCAGAGTATGGGCTGTTTGATGATGTAGGGACTATGTGGTGTTTCTGTTGAGAGAGGAAAACAGTTTGTCACCTTAACGCCATATTCATTGACAGGGCAGAGCAGCAGCGGTTTGCGGTCTGGATACAGCTGTGAGTACTGACGCTGGAAGTTGTCGGCGATGGACAACAGTCGAATCTCATCAGCAGAGTTAACCCTGTAAGACTCAGGACACAAGTCTTCTGCTTTGTCCTCTGTCAGActggcaaagacagaaaattacTGGTCATGTGATCTCATAACCATcatcacatacatgcatgtaaTGAGACTTTTCATTGTTAATAAGATTTTAGTGAACTTATACACCAGCCATTTATAACTGGCCTGTGCAAATCTGGATTTAAAGTATCTACATGTATATATTAAAGATTTTATAGAATTTCCAATTTTAACAACTGGAAGAAATTGTTCAATTAAACTAGGAAATAATTCCTtcaaactgaaataatttgttGATTCATTCATTAGCGGATTGACATAAATTGCAACAAAACTGATCACCCATTAATGATAAATCTTTTTATTCTAATCTTTCTAATTCAAGTACAAGGGATTGGggttgtttaatgtttaatccttgaaatatgtaatgtaataatagGAAATAATGCTAGCTTTTCCCTTGTTGCTCCTTCTGTGAAGATTTGTTGATTTAAACATAAACAGTTGATCAAAACTGTTGCCAAATAGTTTTCCGGTGAAAACTGAGGCCtccttaagtgtgtgtgtttgtgtgtgtgtgttgatgctcACAGGATATCCTGAGATGCTGAAACAGGGACGTTACTGACATCCAGGTGTCGATCATCATTCTTGCCCTGCTGTAAGTCTCCACTTATGAGTTGCTCCTCAATACTAGATTCCACCACAGTCTCCATCTCTGATGAAAGTACTAAATGTGCTTATCTGCATCTGAGGCTTATACATAAATAGAGAAAACA
Coding sequences within it:
- the ccdc135 gene encoding dynein regulatory complex subunit 7 isoform X2 is translated as METVVESSIEEQLISGDLQQGKNDDRHLDVSNVPVSASQDILLTEDKAEDLCPESYRVNSADEIRLLSIADNFQRQYSQLYPDRKPLLLCPVNEYGVKKFVSTTLRPTATTYPELFTWEGCACFVANFLSLDSLEPPVNLPRYLFSSTAVLRRQRATCFEYATLLCSLLLGAQYDAYCVSGYAVKELCLLDQSMQDCPLLDTEAKSVSSEPEQQQNKYTVKPLKELRSRFLMQQEKKKQDAEATLLQKQKLQEESKQPCDDPLRGLRVHCWVLVLSGSRNIQENFFIDPLTGNSYSTTHNNFLGIESVWNNLNYYVNMQDCSNGCADMVYDLEDVKTWEPILYGAVSKKQLILDVFKKKELKMMRKISNDDEDDDEEPQVFEMPRSWVSYISISKKDLETRWPGGHKLSYYRKAMLEQCAPYLRPDGLVICLTVYKDLDCTEVDRVKEWYKHRNDYLEEKEVNKVDNFTTERFTHGQHFHLLFHRFSSQTSDAVHEMEFSSSHVDGLVRRVLSPSEMTELFEGRDDFLYYRHVVFSQHVQFSDMATAADCTQFQKVVERFHRNSSKPANEDVAERVFLLTRRQIEVTYHLEDHRFIPSKRVFFKPQESTEQEKAEDFTADMVSSFQVDPFEKPLSTLTLYHMLLALMKDEEKVVLQIKKSKKEVRNILDYREQEEKAIQLHFSPWTTAGAAQAHQQRQEMERVAMEEQRWLQEKEKDTLAPFLIRLDDGETLSTEDAKQLHQDCLAEFKQRLVEHANLIQERLEKETQELQKKQQWYQMNQLHLTEKEENEYQIHCSKKTLEIHVAMKRLSMHKKAAPQKYRALDQKLKQDPRLAPHLLS
- the ccdc135 gene encoding dynein regulatory complex subunit 7 isoform X3 → METVVESSIEEQLISGDLQQGKNDDRHLDVSNVPVSASQDILLTEDKAEDLCPESYRVNSADEIRLLSIADNFQRQYSQLYPDRKPLLLCPVNEYGVKKFVSTTLRPTATTYPELFTWEGCACFVANFLSLDSLEPPVNLPRYLFSSTAVLRRQRATCFEYATLLCSLLLGAQYDAYCVSGYAVKELCLLDQSMQDCPLLDTEAKSVSSEPEQQQNKYTVKPLKELRSRFLMQQEKKKQDAEATLLQKQKLQEESKQPCDDPLRGLRVHCWVLVLSGSRNIQENFFIDPLTGNSYSTTHNNFLGIESVWNNLNYYVNMQDCSNGCADDDEEPQVFEMPRSWVSYISISKKDLETRWPGGHKLSYYRKAMLEQCAPYLRPDGLVICLTVYKDLDCTEVDRVKEWYKHRNDYLEEKEVNKVDNFTTERFTHGQHFHLLFHRFSSQTSDAVHEMEFSSSHVDGLVRRVLSPSEMTELFEGRDDFLYYRHVVFSQHVQFSDMATAADCTQFQKVVERFHRNSSKPANEDVAERVFLLTRRQIEVTYHLEDHRFIPSKRVFFKPQESTEQEKAEDFTADMVSSFQVDPFEKPLSTLTLYHMLLALMKDEEKVVLQIKKSKKEVRNILDYREQEEKAIQLHFSPWTTAGAAQAHQQRQEMERVAMEEQRWLQEKEKDTLAPFLIRLDDGETLSTEDAKQLHQDCLAEFKQRLVEHANLIQERLEKETQELQKKQQWYQMNQLHLTEKEENEYQIHCSKKTLEIHVAMKRLSMYLLTHTHTLTSSAFSNPHHKTRLLHPEISNRS
- the ccdc135 gene encoding dynein regulatory complex subunit 7 isoform X1, encoding METVVESSIEEQLISGDLQQGKNDDRHLDVSNVPVSASQDILLTEDKAEDLCPESYRVNSADEIRLLSIADNFQRQYSQLYPDRKPLLLCPVNEYGVKKFVSTTLRPTATTYPELFTWEGCACFVANFLSLDSLEPPVNLPRYLFSSTAVLRRQRATCFEYATLLCSLLLGAQYDAYCVSGYAVKELCLLDQSMQDCPLLDTEAKSVSSEPEQQQNKYTVKPLKELRSRFLMQQEKKKQDAEATLLQKQKLQEESKQPCDDPLRGLRVHCWVLVLSGSRNIQENFFIDPLTGNSYSTTHNNFLGIESVWNNLNYYVNMQDCSNGCADMVYDLEDVKTWEPILYGAVSKKQLILDVFKKKELKMMRKISNDDEDDDEEPQVFEMPRSWVSYISISKKDLETRWPGGHKLSYYRKAMLEQCAPYLRPDGLVICLTVYKDLDCTEVDRVKEWYKHRNDYLEEKEVNKVDNFTTERFTHGQHFHLLFHRFSSQTSDAVHEMEFSSSHVDGLVRRVLSPSEMTELFEGRDDFLYYRHVVFSQHVQFSDMATAADCTQFQKVVERFHRNSSKPANEDVAERVFLLTRRQIEVTYHLEDHRFIPSKRVFFKPQESTEQEKAEDFTADMVSSFQVDPFEKPLSTLTLYHMLLALMKDEEKVVLQIKKSKKEVRNILDYREQEEKAIQLHFSPWTTAGAAQAHQQRQEMERVAMEEQRWLQEKEKDTLAPFLIRLDDGETLSTEDAKQLHQDCLAEFKQRLVEHANLIQERLEKETQELQKKQQWYQMNQLHLTEKEENEYQIHCSKKTLEIHVAMKRLSMYLLTHTHTLTSSAFSNPHHKTRLLHPEISNRS